A genomic region of Gemmata massiliana contains the following coding sequences:
- a CDS encoding excisionase family DNA-binding protein, whose product MNPPPPTSSGAHPRSPWPLDAAAAYLQISARHLHRLLGANKVRSVRLGRRRLIPDAEVQRLARDGC is encoded by the coding sequence GTGAACCCGCCCCCTCCGACTTCGTCGGGCGCGCACCCGCGCTCGCCCTGGCCGCTCGACGCGGCGGCGGCGTATCTCCAGATCTCCGCGCGTCACCTACACCGCCTCCTCGGCGCTAACAAGGTTCGGTCCGTGCGCTTGGGGCGCCGCCGACTGATTCCCGATGCCGAGGTCCAGCGCCTCGCCCGCGACGGGTGCTGA